A stretch of Aphelocoma coerulescens isolate FSJ_1873_10779 unplaced genomic scaffold, UR_Acoe_1.0 HiC_scaffold_77, whole genome shotgun sequence DNA encodes these proteins:
- the LOC138102515 gene encoding olfactory receptor 14C36-like — protein sequence MTLKCPWPDTAMSNSSSISHFLLLPLADTWQLQLLHFCLFLGISLAALLANGLIISAGACGQHLHSPMFFFLLSLALTDLGSICTTVPKAMHNSLWGTRHISYTGCAAQVFLIVFFLGTQDFLLTLMCYDRYVSICKALGSRPCAHMAAASWASGFLTALLHTANTFSLPLCQDNALGQFFCEIPHILRLSCSDTYLREFGLLAFSTFPFLGCFVFMLFSYVQIFRAMLRIPSEQGRHKAFCTCLPHLAVVSLFLSTGTFAHLKPPSISSPSLDVVVSVLYSVVPPALNPLIYSLRNQELKDALRKMMTVSFQKQ from the coding sequence GTGCCCATGGCCAGACACagcaatgtccaacagcagctccatcagccacttcctcctgctgccattggcagacacatggcagctgcagctcctgcacttctgcctcttcctgggcatctccctggctgccctcctggccaacggcctcatcatcagcgccggagcctgcggccagcacctgcacagccccatgttcttcttcctgctcagcctggccctcaccgacctgggctccatctgcaccactgtccccaaagccatgcacaattccctctggggcaccaggcacatctcctacacaggatgtgctgctcaggtgtttctgATTGTCTTCTTTCTTGGAACACAGGATTTCCTCCTCACCctcatgtgctacgaccgctatGTGTCCATCTGTaaagccctgggcagcaggccttgtgcccacatggcagcagcgtCCTGGGCCAGTGGCtttctcactgctctgctgcacacggccaatacattttctctgcccctgtgccaggacaacgccctgggccagttcttctgtgaaatcccacacatcctcaggCTCTCCTGCTCCGACACATACCTGAGGGAATTTGGGCTTCTTGCTTTTagtacttttccttttttgggttgttttgtgttcatgcttttctcctatgtgcagatcttcagggccatgctgaggatcccctctgagcagggccggcacaaagccttttgcacgtgtctccctcacctggccgtggtctctctgtttctcagcacTGGCACATTTGCtcacctgaagcccccctccatctcgtccccatccctggatgtggtggtgtcagttctgtactcggtggtgcctccagccctgaaccccctcatctacagcctgaggaaccaggagctcaaggatgccctgaggaaaatgatgactgtCTCTTTTCAGAAGCAATAA